The following are encoded in a window of Fusarium falciforme chromosome 11, complete sequence genomic DNA:
- a CDS encoding FAD-binding PCMH-type domain-containing protein: MGHSTRLDANSDLFNKASTSFDEDTQSDRTSMVLSSYLLHYWFGNPTSYRDAHWWLAAAIRSAQCMGYHRSTKDSQMPPQEKLRWKRIWWCLYIRDRQTSLSTGTPMVINDLDHDVEELVMDELSDETPETARYIISQMELNKTVCYYYYFINLLQRLQRQSNRGGDTKPILDAALQVFGLVEDSLLYWTPEHFPMIYVSALFSAMIAVAADGSMSPPRSDQLLCKIRPGLLALKQFESVYNLARWIRNFFMDILNRSEPHTGDKTAQAQQLIEPRRAQDGQPITPESVAQAPAENTIAATPVPAEQPDYSTPSLNVEDSSFLFGHDAREDECHHPELARVGGFWPASLVTGIFSGSHNSDVMDFPQPDSLQYQAMHFLADLGIASSDYLAAYFSDMLPDKSDLSRLQVGHRRDLTKISENISTSTLPLSGAPKIHHDTSAANIKAACQEFEQIIGKDHISSERTDLVTHSGSDYQSYAWSEESAILSNVILYPETTEQVSQIVKVCFRRRLPVTPYSGGTSIEGQYIPQFQGVCIDFTRMNQIKEINPVDLDCTVQPGIGWVDLNDELASHGLFFPPDPGPGAMIGGMVGTGCSGTNAAAYGTMKDWVLSLTVVLADGTIIQTRQRARKSSAGYDLTRVFVGSEGTLGLVTEATLKLAVKPPHEVVAVCAFPTLRAAASAVREVASSGIQVAAVEILDEVQMRNINLAALTRLKWKEEPTLFFKFAGSDDFIVKHIAKKVGEITKRNGSSTYTFASDEVERNELWSARKAALWSMLAQRQSPTDKVWTTDVAVPLSRLPDIIELAKADIEKSGLMGSIVGHVGDGNFHTLLLFPEEKRPIAEAVVHRMVDMAIEMKGTATGEHGIGLVKRDYLEKELGKETVDTMRAMKSALDPMCILNCDKVIRMKPAQEQ, encoded by the exons ATGGGTCACAGCACTCGATTGGACGCTAACTCCGATCTCTTCAACAAGGCCAGCACTTCATTCGACGAGGACACACAATCTGACCGGACAAGTATGGTGCTGTCCTCATATCTGCTTCACTACTGGTTCGGTAACCCTACCTCCTACCGTGATGCGCATTGGTGGCTTGCAGCTGCCATCAGGTCGGCACAATGCATGGGCTATCACAGAAGCACCAAGGATAGCCAGATGCCGCCTCAGGAAAAGTTGCGATGGAAGCGTATATGGTGGTGCCTCTAT ATCCGCGATCGACAGACCTCCCTCTCTACTGGCACCCCTATGGTCATCAACGACCTCGATCACGACGTTGAAGagctggtgatggatgagTTGTCAGACGAGACTCCAGAGACAGCGCGGTATATAATCTCACAGATGGAGTTGAACAAAACCG TCTGCTACTA TTACTACTTCATTAACCTTCTTCAGCGCCTACAAAGACAGTCCAACCGGGGCGGCGACACTAAACCGATTCTCGATGCTGCTCTTCAGGTATTTGGCCTGGTGGAAGACTCGCTCCTGTACTGGACGCCAGAGCATTTCCCCATGATTTA CGTATCTGCTCTGTTCTCTGCCATGATAGCAGTCGCTGCTGATGGTAGCATGTCGCCACCCAGAAGTGACCAGCTCCTTTGCAAGATTCGCCCAGGTTTGCTGGCCCTGAAGCAGTTTGAGTCAGTCTATAATCTGGCTCGATGGATTAGAAACTTCTTTATGGACATCTTGAATCGTTCCGAGCCACATACTGGCGACAAGACTGCCCAGGCCCAGCAATTGATCGAACCACGCCGAGCTCAGGATGGGCAACCCATAACACCAGAGAGCGTCGCCCAAGCCCCTGCGGAGAACACTATAGCAGCTACTCCCGTACCGGCAGAGCAGCCTGACTATTCGACTCCAAGTTTGAATGTTGAAGACTCGAGCTTTCTGTTTGGGCATGATGCCCGCGAAGATGAGTGTCATCATCCAGAACTGGCACGCGTTGGTGGATTCTGGCCGGCATCCCTGGTGACGGGCATCTTTTCAGGATCTCATAATAGCGATGTGATGGACTTCCCTCAGCCTGATTCCCTTCAGTATCAGGCCATGCACTTTTTGGCCGACTTGGGCATAGCGAGTTCGGATT ACTTGGCGGCTTACTTCTCCGACATGCTTCCCGACAAGTCCGACCTCTCTCGACTTCAAGTAGGCCATCGCCGAGACCTAACAAAGATTTCGGAAAATATCTCG ACATCAACATTACCACTTTCCGGAGCCCCCAAGATACACCACGACACCTCAGCAGCAAACATCAAAGCGGCCTGTCAAGAGTTTGAGCAGATCATTGGGAAAGATCACATCTCGTCAGAAAGAACCGATCTCGTCACTCATTCTGGATCAGATTATCAGTCATATGCCTGGTCTGAAGAGAGTGCCATCCTTTCGAATGTCATCCTCTATCCAGAAACAACGGAACAAGTTTCACAGATCGTCAAAGTATGCTTTCGCCGCCGTTTACCAGTGACGCCATACTCTGGTGGCACCTCAATTGAGGGCCAATACATTCCCCAGTTCCAAGGCGTCTGCATCGACTTCACTCGCATGAaccagatcaaggagataAATCCTGTTGATCTCGACTGTACAGTGCAGCCTGGGATTGGCTGGGTGGATTTGAACGACGAGTTGGCGTCGCATGGTCTCTTCTTTCCTCCAGATCCAGGCCCTGGCGCCATGATAGGAGGAATGGTCGGGACTGGCTGCTCAGGGACCAACGCAGCCGCGTATGGAACCATGAAAGACTGGGTTCTGTCGCTCACGGTGGTACTTGCTGATGGGACTATCATCCAGACGCGACAGCGAGCAAGGAAGTCCAGCGCAGGTTACGACTTGACAAGGGTATTTGTTGGGAGTGAGGGAACTTTGGGACTGGTCACCGAAGCCACTCTGAAGCTAGCTGTGAAGCCTCCACATGAGGTCGTAGCTGTCTGCGCATTTCCCACACTGCGTGCTGCGGCATCTGCGGTACGTGAAGTGGCTTCGAGCGGTATCCAAGTGGCAGCAGTCGAGATTCTCGATGAAGTCCAGATGAGGAACATCAACCTGGCTGCCCTGACACGTCTCAAGTGGAAAGAAGAGCCCACACTATTTTTCAAGTTCGCCGGCAGTGACGACTTCATCGTCAAGCATATCGCCAAGAAGGTTGGAGAGATTACCAAGAGAAACGGCAGCTCGACATATACCTTTGCTTCTGACGAAGTCGAGCGGAATGAGTTGTGGTCTGCGAGAAAAGCTGCTTTGTGGAGCATGCTTGCCCAGCGGCAATCGCCAACAGACAAAGTCTGGACAACAGATGTTGCTGTTCCGTTAAGCAGACTCCCGGATATTATCGAGCTTGCCAAGGCTGACATTGAAAAGTCTGGCCTTATGGGTTCGATCGTCGGACATGTGGGGGATGGGAACTTCCACACATTACTCTTGTTCCCGGAAGAGAAGAGACCTATTGCTGAAGCGGTTGTACACCGGATGGTAGATATGGCGATCGAGATGAAGGGCACCGCAACTGGCGAGCATGGAATTGGTCTTGTGAAGAGAGACTATTTGGAGAAGGAGCTTGGGAAAGAGACTGTGGACACCATGAGGGCT ATGAAGAGCGCCTTGGACCCAATGTGTATCTTGAACTGCGACAAGGTCATCCGCATGAAACCAGCACAGGAACAATAA
- a CDS encoding MFS domain-containing protein translates to MDDKYSISHHDNIDMPKEEVERAETGGNQQQDAQFEKRVLRKVDWRLLPILGCLYTIALVDRSNVAVARISGMDEDLGLDQGSRASISLMVFFIGYIIFEIPSNAFIHKLGAANWLAFLAVAWGLVSLGIGFLHNWQGFAVLRSFLGVFEAGFFPGCVYLVSSWYRRYEVQKRMAGFFLTASALSAFANILAYGLIQISKHHPYKGWRWIFIIEGAITVVAGIGSWFIIVDFPDSSANTFLTPEERAFVKARLAADRGPEEREKVTLKVVAKTAADWKPWAFSLMYAAGAVGVYAFLFFLPLILRGGLGYSLEMSFILSTPPSLFSVIEAMTISWLADKMKMRGPFVVFQGLIGIIGLCMTGFLDSPTPRYIGTFLGVAGANGLVVTTLAWQANNIVGDSRRAVSTAILISMSGVGGIYSSMVFRQQDAPNYLPGIIAVMAINIAAVLTAIATMVLLRWQNQRADKGEVLCEDREGFRYTL, encoded by the exons ATGGACGACAAATACTCCATCTCCCATCACGACAATATCGACATGCCCAAGGAAGAAGTCGAACGAGCCGAGACTGGAGGCAATCAACAACAAGACGCCCAATTCGAGAAGAGGGTTCTGCGCAAGGTCGACTGGCGACTTCTGCCCATCCTCGGTTGTCTTTACACCATCGCCCTCGTCGACCGATCCAATGTTGCCGTTGCGCGCATCTCCGGTATGGATGAAGACCTCGGTCTCGATCAAGGCAGCCGTGCCTCGATCTCCTTGATGGTCTTCTTCATTGGCTACATCATCTTCGAGATTCCCAGCAACGCCTTTATTCACAAACTCGGTGCTGCCAACTGGCTTGCGTTTCTGGCTGTGGCATGGGGACTCGTCTCGCTTGGAATCGGATTTCTTCATAATTGGCAGGGCTTTGCGGTGCTGAGGTCGTTCCTTGGTGTCTTTGAGGCGGGCTTTTTCCCAG GCTGTGTTTACCTGGTTTCTTCGTGGTATAGACGGTACGAGGTACAGAAACGAAtggcgggcttcttcttgacagCTTCTGCTCTGTCTGCCTTTGCGAACATCCTCGCCTATGGTCTCATCCAGATCTCGAAGCATCACCCCTACAAAGG GTGGCGAtggatcttcatcatcgaagGTGCCATCACGGTCGTAGCCGGCATCGGCTCGTGGTTCATTATCGTCGATTTCCCCGATTCGTCCGCCAACACATTCCTCACACCTGAAGAAAGAGCATTTGTCAAGGCCAGACTCGCAGCCGACCGTGGACCTGAGGAGCGCGAAAAGGTCACTCTGAAGGTGGTTGCTAAGACAGCTGCTGACTGGAAACCCTGGGCGTTTTCGCTCATGTACGCGGCCGGTGCTGTCGGAGTTTACGCATTCCTCTTTTTCCTGCCACTCATCCTCCGAGGTGGTCTTGGTTACTCTCTGGAGATGTCCTTCATTCTTAGCACACCACCTTCCCTCTTTTCGGTCATCGAGGCCATGACGATTTCATGGCTCGCtgacaagatgaagatgcgTGGCCCATTCGTTGTCTTCCAGGGCTTGATTGGTATTATCGGGCTTTGCATGACTGGATTTCTGGACTCACCAACTCCTCGATACATTGGCACCTTCCTGGGTGTTGCTGGGGCCAACGGTCTCGTTGTAACAACACTCGCATGGCAGGCCAACAATATCGTTGGTGACTCCCGACGAGCTGTCTCAACCGCCATCCTCATTAGCATGAGTGGTGTTGGTGGAATCTACTCAAGCATGGTTTTCC GCCAACAAGATGCCCCTAACTATCTTCCTGGTATTATTGCCGTCATGGCCATCAACATTGCCGCTGTGCTAACTGCCATCGCCACCATGGTCCTGCTTCGATGGCAGAATCAGCGAGCTGATAAGGGAGAGGTACTATGTGAAGATAGAGAGGGATTTAGGTATACTCTGTAG
- a CDS encoding MFS domain-containing protein produces the protein MSTTAIQTQTEPLELASLPPTSRRAEDGRTSGIEEPPAVIPSDDVPPPNAQSRTERWNYPKGNVSKLVFTFLSSIIAGMNDSAVGALIPSLEAYYDIGYTIISLVFLTPFAGYSIAAFTNAWIHMKFGQRGVAIMAPICHIITFVALALHPPYPVLVVCNMVSGFGNGLTDACFCAWIGAMDKANTIQGFLHSCYSLGALFAPLIATSMVVSAELPWYTYYYVMIGISVVEWVGLTVTFWHKTGAAYRAEHALGPEVLGAGTREALKSKVTWLCALFFFAYMGVEVGLGGWVVTFMLRVRKATRLASGASASGFWAGMTLGRAVLGFVTERFGERLCISIYLAISIGLELLFWLVPQFIVSAVAVAFLGFFLGPLFPGAVMLTAKLLPAKLHVSAIGFAMAMGGTGGTVFPFAIGAIANSKGVRVLQPIVLALIAVVALVWLSFPRIQKKN, from the exons ATGTCAACCACAGCAATCCAGACCCAGACGGAGCCACTCGAGCTCGCCAGCCTCCCTCCAACGTCTCGCCGCGCCGAGGATGGCAGGACGAGCGGTATAGAGGAGCCACCTGCTGTGATCCCTTCCGACGATGTTCCTCCTCCTAATGCTCAGTCGCGTACGGAGAGATGGAACTATCCAAAGGGGAACGTCAGCAAACTCGTTTTCACGTTTCTTTCTTCCATCATTGCTGGAATGAACGATAGCGCCGTTGGC GCCTTGATTCCCTCT CTTGAAGCATACTATGACATTGGCTATACTATCATCTCACTTGTCTTCTTGACCCCCTTCGCAGGCTATTCTATCGCCGCCTTCACTAATGCCTGGATCCATATGAAGTTTGGCCAGCGAGGCGTGGCCATTATGGCACCTATCTGCCATATTATTACCTTCGTCGCCCTGGCATTACATCCTCCGTATCCCGTCCTCGTTGTCTGCAACATGGTTAGTGGCTTTGGCAACGGGCTAACCGATGCTTGCTTCTGCGCGTGGATCGGAGCCATGGATAAGGCCAATACAATTCAGGGATTCTTACACTCGTGCTACTCACTAGGTGCTCTCTTTGCGCCTCTTATTGCTACTTCAATGGTAGTTTCTGCTGAGTTGCCGTGGTATACCTACTATTATGTTATG ATTGGCATCTCGGTTGTCGAATGGGTAGGTCTTACGGTAACCTTTTGGCATAAGACTGGCGCAGCATACCGGGCAGAGCACGCGTTAGGCCCCGAAGTCTTGGGCGCTGGGACTCGAGAAGCGCTTAAGTCTAAAGTGACATGGCTCTGCGCGCTGTTTTTCTTTGCCTACATGGGCGTCGAAG TTGGTCTTGGCGGCTGGGTTGTCACATTCATGTTGCGGGTGCGAAAGGCGACGAGACTAGCCTCTGGTGCTTCCGCCTCTGGCTTCTGGGCCGGCATGACATTGGGTCGAGCAGTCCTCGGATTCGTGACTGAGCGCTTCGGCGAGCGACTGTGCATTAGCATCTAcctcgccatctccatcggcctcgagctcctcttcTGGCTCGTCCCCCAGTTCATCGTCTCGGCCGTTGCCGTCGCCTTcctgggcttcttcctcggcccCCTGTTTCCCGGCGCCGTCATGCTCACGGCAAAATTGCTGCCCGCCAAGCTTCATGTTTCAGCGATCGGGTTTGCGATGGCTATGGGAGGGACGGGCGGAACGGTATTTCCCTTTGCAATTGGTGCGATCGCGAACAGCAAGGGTGTTAGAGTCTTGCAGCCCATCGTCCTCGCCCTTATCGCCGTGGTTGCGTTGGTGTGGCTTAGTTTCCCCCGCATCCAGAAGAAGAATTGA
- a CDS encoding Putative short-chain type dehydrogenase/reductase VdlC — MVKLSTMRAALTAFTPKSQGFVAVFVGGTSGIGEAAVKGFARWAIGATAYIVGRNAASAATTLATCRELSPSSTFEFIQQDIVLLRDVDRVCSHIGQTESKVDLLYMTPDIPTMSGRVETAEGIDRLMSLRYYGRMRFIHSLLPLLEQAPYPRVVSVLGPKRFEHGLNLNDLGLRENYGNVASLSHCSYMNTFCMEEYAERQPRVSFVHVYPGLVLTTNVTTGPLPWIVRKLIRWAIYPMLSLFAQSYEEAGDRMIFISLSGSLPSKGNNGHGGRAALGCTDNSQVLVGSDGAIGSGSYCVDWKARRMDNSATLNKLRLADARAGVWEHTMGTFASILGSMT, encoded by the exons ATGGTGAAGCTATCTACGATGCGGGCCGCGCTCACCGCTTTCACGCCAAAGAGCCAAGGCTTCGTCGCGGTGTTCGTCGGCGGCACCTCGGGCATCGGCGAGGCTGCCGTCAAGGGCTTCGCAAGATGGGCTATCGGCGCCACTGCTTACATCGTCGGCAGGAACGCCGCGTCAGCAGCGACAACTCTCGCGACGTGCCGAGAGCtctcgccgtcctcgacTTTTGAGTTTATCCAGCAAGACATTGTCCTTCTCAGGGACGTCGATAGGGTATGTTCTCACATAGGACAGACAGAGTCCAAGGTGGACCTGCTATACATGACGCCGGATATTCCGACCATGTCGGGCAGAGTAG AAACCGCAGAGGGCATAGACAGACTCATGTCGCTGCGCTACTACGGTCGCATGCGCTTCATCCATAGCCTCCTTCCGCTCCTCGAGCAGGCTCCCTATCCTCGCGTCGTATCCGTGCTCGGTCCAAAGAGGTTCGAGCAcggcctcaacctcaacgacCTAGGTCTCCGCGAAAATTACGGCAACGTCGCCTCCTTATCCCATTGCTCCTACATGAACACGTTTTGCATGGAAGAGTACGCCGAGCGACAGCCGAGGGTAAGCTTCGTCCACGTCTACCCGGGCTTGGTCCTGACGACCAACGTCACGACTGGCCCTCTTCCGTGGATCGTGCGCAAGCTTATACGATGGGCCATTTATCCTATGCTGTCACTCTTCGCTCAGTCTTACGAGGAAGCTGGCGACCGGATGATATTTATTTCATTGTCAGGGAGCCTACCTTCCAAGGGTAATAATGGACACGGTGGCAGGGCCGCGCTGGGCTGCACCGACAACTCCCAAGTACTAGTTGGATCTGATGGCGCTATTGGCAGTGGGAGCTATTGCGTTGACTGGAAAGCTCGCAGAATGGACAATAGTGCGACGCTAAATAAGCTTCGGCTAGCCGATGCCAGAGCAGGAGTATGGGAACATACTATGGGAACTTTTGCCTCTATCCTTGGCTCTATGACCTAG